ATGAATCACAAAATTAAAACGCAGGATCTGGTAATAAAAATTGTATataaaacaaaaactaaaacaTAATTAAACTCTAAAGTTTTACTGGGAAGAATGAATCAAGACATTTCTTTACcctaaataaagaaagaaaataaaaaataaaatgatgTCAACAAATTAAAAGAGAAAAATTGCACCCTTTCACAATATGCAAGAAGAAGCATATAACAATGCAGTTTCTAAGACTCCAAAATAATTTGCACACTACTTGCGTGTGTACGTGGGAGATTCATTGTCTTAGTCATGTCGATAGTATTGCCTCCGAACGTGCATATACAAACACCTCACAGTTGAATTGCATCTCatattccccgcaaaaaaaaagaattgCATCTCATATTGATATTGCCTGTGCACTGTGTGCACGTACAAACGAATAGTGGCACGAAGAGAGAAAAAAGACTGGCACATACAACTATACACAAGAATCACTTGGACGATTTTTTTGCGGACGCAGAAAAAAATAGCGACATACACAAAGAGGGAAAACGGCTGGTATATACTAAAGAAAAATAATTCTCGGAGCACTTGGATCATGAAAACAAATCAAAACGAACACGAAACTCTAAAATGGCCATCACAATTGCTATAAAAGTGAAGAGGAATTTATCAAGAAAACAAGAGAAATAGTGACCCAAGCTACAACAAGCATCAACTAAAACACAAATGGACTACTACCTGGCTAATGCATAACTCACTAACCTAAAACTAAGGGGCTGAGGCCCATTCCGTTGAACAAAATCCACTGAAAATGAAAGTTGTGTCAGTCAACTACAGCCCAAACACACCCCACGTACGAATCACGAACTATGGGAATGGACGGCTGCAGATTCAACTGAGCGCATGAAAAATTTCAGGTGCCTGTTATCAGTGTCCTCCGCCCATGCTTACGGACCGGAAGCTGCTCTTTGACATCTTGGGCAACATGATTGTCCCGGCGACGGCTGAGGCGAAGGCGAACACAGAGGCGAGGGCGAACGCCGGGATGTTTCCCTTCCCAAACAGCTCGTCCCACGGCCCAGCGCCGATGGCGACGATCATCTGGGGCGTCACGATGGAGATGTTCAGGATCCCCGTGCACAGTCCTGCCGCACAAATATAATTATTGGAGTTGGACACTGTTCAAAGTTCACGATCAGTTCACAGCAGCTAGCTCACCTTGTCCACCACCTTTGCTCGCGGCAAGCTGTGCCGTCATGGCGAACGGGACACTGCATAGAACCTGCAGGCATTGGGCGCGAAACTAGCCATCAGAGACAATTAATTGATCGGAGCTGCTTTAAGTTTTAACGATGTCATTATCAATGTATGCTGCTTACTGCAAAGGGAAGGCCGAGGAAGACGAAAAGGACGAGGGCTGATGTCTTCAGGCCCTTTTCCGTTGCCGCGGCGTCTTGCACGTTGCCGCCGAAGTCGCCCAGCGACCATGCGCCGAGGATGGCGACCAGCGCCATTGCGATGCACACGAGGACCTGACTAGCGATCCACACGGTTCTTGCTCCGAGCTTCCGACACATGGGCTCGATCATGAAGGAGCTTATCCCGAGAAGTACAGAGTTGAGCAGCAGGCCGAAGGCACCCTGCCGGACGCCCTCCTGGAAGGCGGCGATCTCCCCGGGGCTCCCGTCCGGCCTGCCATGGTATATCTCGCGGCCCATCCAGTCGGTGTCGAAGAGGATGAACGGGAACCATGACAGCCACGTGAGGCCGGTCACGATGAGCACCTGTGGCATGCCGGCCGGCAGGTTCTTTAGGCCCTTGAATACAGCCAGCGGGCCcgtcgcctccccctcgccctgcTTCGCCACCTCAGGGTTCAACGGCGTCTCTTTTGCAAAGATCATTGTTACCGCCGTCGAAAAACCAAGGAATATCTGTAAATCAAGACGCGCGACATGCAAATGAGATCCGAATTATTAGGAACACCTAATGAAATAGACGTGCAGTTCCTTGAGGTTGCGCGCTTGATTAGCCGCTCCGTGCTCACCACTGC
This DNA window, taken from Triticum aestivum cultivar Chinese Spring chromosome 1D, IWGSC CS RefSeq v2.1, whole genome shotgun sequence, encodes the following:
- the LOC123180883 gene encoding sucrose transport protein SUT3 encodes the protein MVDHMELSVESGGGGRPPPTPQISLVGLFLACMVAGGVQYGWALQLSLLTPYVQTLGIPHALTSVMWLCGPIAGLIVQPCVGLSSDKCSSPLGRRRPFILSGCIVISISVIIVGFSSDIGYALGDTKEDCKDYTGPRYRAAAAFILGFWLLDFSNNTVQGPARALMADLSGKHGPSAANAIFVSWMAIGNVLGYSSGSTDKWHEWFPALQTRACCEACANLKAAFLVAVIFLGFSTAVTMIFAKETPLNPEVAKQGEGEATGPLAVFKGLKNLPAGMPQVLIVTGLTWLSWFPFILFDTDWMGREIYHGRPDGSPGEIAAFQEGVRQGAFGLLLNSVLLGISSFMIEPMCRKLGARTVWIASQVLVCIAMALVAILGAWSLGDFGGNVQDAAATEKGLKTSALVLFVFLGLPFAVLCSVPFAMTAQLAASKGGGQGLCTGILNISIVTPQMIVAIGAGPWDELFGKGNIPAFALASVFAFASAVAGTIMLPKMSKSSFRSVSMGGGH